The following is a genomic window from Streptomyces sp. NBC_01381.
GGGCCGACTCCAGGATGCGCAGCCGCTGCTCACGCGGCATCAGACTGCCGGTGGGATTCTGGAAGTCGGGCACCAAGTACGCGATACGGGGCGCCGCCTGACGGAGCGTCGACTCCACGAGTCCGGTGTCCCAGCCGGTGTCGGTGACCGGCACGGGCGTGGCGCGCAGCCCCGCGCGGCGGATCGCGTCCAGGGCGTTGGGGTACGAGGGGTTCTCGACCAGGACGCGGTCGCCCGGCCTGCCGAGCAGGGCGAGGGTGAGGGACAGCGCGTGCTGCGCGCCGGTGGTGATCAGGATCTGGTCGGGGATCGTCGGAAGCCCGCGCCGCGTGAACCGCTCGGCCACGGCTTCCCTCAACTCCGGGAGACCGTAAGGGTGGTAGCCCGGGGTCGACGCGTGCCGGGGCAGCACGGCACCGGCCGCGGCAAGGGCCTGGCCCAGCTCCGCCTCGGGCGCGCCGGGCGCCGCCACCGCCAGGTCGAGCATGCCGTCCCCCACGGGGAACACGGCCACGCCTGCGGGACGCCGCCCGTCGGGCAGCTCGGTCCAGGTGCCCGCGCCGCGCCGGCTGCGGGCGAAGCCGCCCTCGCGCAGCAGGTCGTACGCCGCGGTGACGGTGGCCCTGCTGACGCCCAGGGCCGTGGCGAGCTCGCGCTCGGCGGGCAGGCGGGTGCGCAGCGGGATGCGGCCGTCCAGGAGGAGGGTGCGGACACCGTGGGCGAGCGCACGGTAGCCGGGGCGTTCCCCGGCCGTGCCGGTCACGAGCGCGGACAGCCGCCCGCTGCCCAGGCGCCGGTCCACATCGTGGATCCCTCGTACGTCTGCCATGCCACCTCCCGCTGATTGGCCCTGCTGGCCAGGCCAATCAGCGTACAGAATCGGGACCGGTACGCCGCATTGGCCTGGTGCGGCGGCTGACGGGGAGGTGTGCGGCATGGGAGCGCGGGTTGTGGTCGGGGTGAGCGGATCGCTGGCGAGCCTCGCGGCCCTGCGAGCGGCGGCGGGGGAGGCGCGGCGCGCGGGGCGGGTGCTTGTGGCGGTGATCGCGTGGGAGCCGCCGGAGGGGGAGGGACTGTATGCCCGTCGCCCGGACCGGGCGTGGGCCCGCCACTGGGAGGCCGAGGCGCGGGCGACCCTGGACCGGGCCTTCGAGGAGGCGTTCGGCGGGGCGCCGCGAGGAGTGACCGTCGAACGCCGGGTGGTGCGGGACCGGCCGGGCCGCGTGCTGTGCGGCCTGGTGGAGCACGGCGACGATCTGCTCGTCCTGGGCACAAGACGCCGCTGGAGCAGAACAGGCCGCCACGTGCACGCGCACGCGGGCTGCCCGGTGATGACGGTCCCGGGCCCGTCGGTACCGAAGCGCGCCCGCCGCACCCTGCGAAAGGCCCGCGCGGCGGACTTCTCGGCGCCGGCACCCTTCCCCGACGTATCCGGAACATCCACGCGCCGCGGAGCCCGGACGTTCCGCCCCCTGGACCCACGCCGCGACGGCCTCGACCACCGATCGGGCTGAGACCGGGGCCACCGCATCCCCGCTACGGGCGGCCCGCCGCCCTGATCAGGCCCCGGCCCGTCGCCACGGCGACCGCCGCCGTGCGGGAGTCGACGTTCAACTTCGCGTAGATGTGCACCAGATGCGATTTCACCGTCGCCTGGCTGAGGAACAGCTGCTTGCTGATCTGGTGGTTGGAGAGGCCGTCGCGGACCAGTCGCAGAACCTCCAGTTCGCGCAGGCTCAGGGCCTCGCCCGGGGCCCGCATGCGGTCCATCAGGCGGTGCGCGATGGCGGGGGCCAGCGCCGACTGGCCCGCCGCGGCCGTGCGGACCGCGGCGGCGAGCTCCTCCGGTGGCGCGTCCTTGAGGAGGTAGCCCGCGGCGCCCGCCTCGACCGCCGCGAGGATGTCCGCGTCCGTGTCGTACGTGGTGAGGACCAGGACGCGGGGCGCGCCCGGCACCGCAGTGATCGCCGCGGTGGCCTGCGAGCCGTGCATGCCGGTGCCGAACTGGAGGTCCATCAGGACGACGTCGTACTCGCCGGTGGCGGACAGGGAGACGGCCTGCTCGGCCGTCGGCGCCTCCGCCACGACGGCGAAGTCCGGTTCCGTGTCGAGGACCGCGCGCAGCCCGGCACGGACCACGGGGTGGTCGTCGGCGAGCAGCAGTCTGATGGGGGCCGAGGACGTCACAGCGCGGCCTCCATCGCAGCGGGTGCGGGCGCCGGCAGAGGGAGTGTGACCGCCACCGCCGTGCCCTGGCCCGGTGACGACTCCACGCTCAGCGTTCCGCCGAGCGACCGTGCCCGGGACCGCATCGCGGGCAGTCCGAATCCGCCGTCGCCGCGCGGCGCGGACGCCGGGTCGAAGCCCCGTCCGTCGTCCACCACGTCCAGGGACACCGACGTGTCCATGAAGCTGAGGGTGATCTCGGCGCGGTCCGCCTCCGCGTGCCGGACGGTGTTCGCGAGGGCGGACTGGGCGGTGCGCAGGAGGGCCACCTCGTAGGGGGTGGGGAGTTCGGTGGGCGTGCCGCTGACCGTGAACTGGACCTTGGTGCCGTGCGACGTCGTCGAGAGCCGCTCCAGGGCCGCGGCCAGCGAGCCGTGCTCCAGGTCCGGCGGGCTCAGCGCGCGCACGAAACGGCGTGCCTCCGCGAGGTTGTCCTGCGCGGCGGTGCGGGCCTGCTCGATGTGCGGGGCGGCGGGGGAGCCGGCAGGCAGCGCGCGTTGCGCGGCGCGCAGCAGGAGCTGGATGGAGGACAGGCCCTGGGCGAGGGTGTCGTGGATCTCGCGGGCAAGGCGCTCACGCTCGGCGAGGGTGCCCGCGGTGCGCTCCGCGGCGGCGAGTTCGGCCCGCGTCGCCATCAGCTCGTCGATCAGCTCGCGGCGGCGCTCGCTCTCCCGGTACAGCGCCTGGTACCCGAGGACGGTGGCGACCGCGACGGCGGCGCCGAGCGGCGGCCCGATGAAGATGCCCGGCGAGACGGGAGAGGCGGGCGAGCTGTGGAGGAGATAGCTGGCGATGGCGGCCGCGGCGGTCAGCGCGACGGCGGGCAGCGCCCAGCGGACCGGCAGGAGATGGAGCAGCAGGAAGTAGAGCGGGAACGCGGCCCACAGCCCGTCCGGGGACAGGGCGAGCAGCACCACCCAGCAGACGCCGAGCGCCGCGAGCCACACCGCGGCCGCACGCCGTGAGCGCGCCACGGCCGGGCTGAGCGTGCCCGCCGCGTACACGGCGCCCATGGCGAGGACGGCCCCCACGACGGCACCGCCGCGCGGCGCCCCGTCGGCGACGGCCCGCACCGCGGGCAGCGCGAGCAGTCCGGCGAGCAGCGCGTGCAGACAGAGCCGCAGGACGAGCGCGACGGGCGTGCGCTGAACGGCGTTCATGGTCACCTCCCGCGGGGTGCGGTGGTCGGGAGGCCGAGGGCCTGCGGTGGGGGGCCTGGGGCTGGACAGAGCCCTGTCCAGCGTAGGCGGACGCCCGTCCTTTCCCGTCAACCGAAAGTTGGAAAGCGGGCTCCCTCCTTCGATTCGGGTGAAGCGTGCTGTGGCGCGATGCCCGGTGCGGCCCCGCGGCCGCAGGGTTGAGGCATGTTCGTCGCATGGAGAGACCTGCGGTTCGCCAAGGGGCGGTTCGCCCTGATGGGAGCCGTCGTCGTGCTCATCACTCTGCTCGTGGGGCTGCTTTCCGGGCTCACCGCCGGGCTCGCCAAGGAGAACACCTCCGCCATCACCGGCCTCCCCGCCGACCGGATCGCCTTCGCCGCGCCACCGGGCGGCCAGTCCGTCTCCTTCACCCAGTCACAGGTGGAGCAGCGCGCCTGGGAGACCTGGGCGGCCCGGCCCGGCGTACGGTCCGCCGAGCCGATCGGCATCAGCACGCTCAACGCCACCGCCGGTGACCGCTCGGCCGCCGTGTCCGCGTTCGGTGTCGGGCCCGACTCCGGGATCGCGCCGGACGGCCTCGCACCCGGGCAGGTCGTGCTCTCCCACAAGGCGGCAGCCGACCTCGGCGTCGGCCCCGGCGACGACGTACGCATCGGCGCGGTGAAGGAGCGCGTCGCGCGGGTCGCGTCGGACGCCTCGTACAGCCATACGCCCGTCGTGTGGACCCCGCTCGACGACTGGCAGGCGCTCGGCCACCGGGGTACGTCGATGGACGAGCAGGCCACGGTCATCGCGCTGCGCACCGACGGCGGTGCCGACATCGCCGCCGGGGACAAGGCGGCGGGCACGGAGAGCAGGACCCTCGACGGTGCGCTCACCGCGATCGGCTCCTACCAGGCGGAGAACGGTTCACTGCAGCTGATGCGCGGCTTCCTCTTCGTCATCTCCGCGCTGGTGATAGGGGCGTTCTTCACCGTGTGGACCATCCAGCGCGCCGGCGACATCGCGGTCCTGAAGGCGCTCGGCGCGTCCACGCCCTCTCTGCTGCGGGACGCGCTCGGGCAGGCGGTGCTGATGCTCGCCGTCGGGACGGCACTGGGTACGGGGATCGCCGCGGCCGTCGGTTCTGTGATCAGCGGCGGTGACGTCCCCTTCGTACTCGATCCGCCGACCGTCCTGTGGCCCGCCGCCGTACTGATCGCCCTCGGGGCGCTCGGCGCGGGCCTGTCCGTCCGGCGGATCACCGCCGTCGATCCGCTGACCGCGCTGGGGAGTGCCCGATGAGTCCGACCGGTCTGACCCTCGAAGACATCACGCTGACGTATCCGGACGGGGAGGGGCGTCTCACCGCCCTCGACGGCGTCGGCATCGACGTCCCCGCGGGAACGCTGACGGCGGTCGTCGGGCCCTCGGGCTCCGGGAAGTCCAGCCTGCTCGCGGTGGCGGCGACGCTGGTGACGCCCGACCGGGGGCGGGTCGTGGTCGACGGTAGGGAGACAGGCGCGCTGTCCCGCGCCGAGCGGGCGGAGCTGCGGCGCGTGCGCATGGGCATCGTCTTCCAGCAGCCGAACCTGCTTGCGTCGCTGACGGCGCTTGAGCAGCTGCAGCTGATGACGCGTCTGGGCGGGCGTGGTCGCCGCCGGACGGCGGAAGTGCGGGAGCGGGCCCGGGAGTTGCTGTCGGAGGTGGGGCTTGCCGACCTCGCGCATCGCCGGCCGCATCAGCTGTCCGGCGGTCAGCGGCAGCGGGTCGGCATCGCGCGGGCGCTGATGAATGCGCCTGCGGTGCTGTTGGTCGATGAGCCGACCAGCGCGTTGGACCATGAGCGGGGGGCCGCGGTGATGGATCTGCTGGGGAGGCTCACGCGGGAGCGGGGGACGGCGACGGTGCTCGTCACGCACGACCGTGCGCGGTTGGCTGTCGCCGACAGGGTGGTGGAGATGGTGGACGGGAGGCTGGGGGCTAGGGCGGCGGGTCTCTCCCCAACCCCGCCCCTTCCCGGCTGTGACATTTGCGGCTCCGCCGCGTGAGGGGGCAAGCCCCCGGACCCCCGGGTGGGCACCCGGGGGTGAACCGGGGCTCCGCCCCGGACCTCGGTCCTCAAACCGTCGGAGGAATCTGATCCGCGGGCCGTCCGTGGCTGGTCGCGCAGTTCCCCGCGCCCCTTGCGGGGCGCGGTACCGCGACAGTTACGCCGCCGGGCCCGAGCTCGCCAAGGCCGCGGACAGTTCCACCGCCACCTCCTGGAGGACCGGGACGATCTTGTCCACGGCTGCCTCCGTCACGCGGCCCGCCGGGCCGGAGATCGAAATGGCCGCCGATGTGGGGGAGTTGGGCACCGACACCGCCAGGCAGCGCACCCCGATCTCCTGTTCGTTGTCGTCGACCGCGTACCCCGCCCTGCGGACCTCCTCCAGCGCGTCCAGGAAGCCGTCGGGCGTGGTGATCGTCTTCTCCGTCGCGGCCGGCATGCCGGTGCGGGCGAGCAGGGCCCGCACCTCCTCCGGCGGGGTGTGCGCGAGGAGGGCCTTGCCCACGCCCGTGGAGTGGGGCAGGACCCGACGGCCCACCTCGGTGAACATCCGCATGGAGTGCTTGGACGGCACCTGCGCGACGTACACGATCTCGTCCCCGTCGAGCAGCGCCATGTTCGCCGTCTCGCCGGTCTCCTCGACCAGGCGGGCGAGGTAGGGCCGCGCCCAGGTGCCGAGGAGGCGCGAGGCCGATTCGCCGAGGCGGATCAGCCGCGGGCCGAGCGAGTAGCGGCGGTTGGGCTGCTGACGTACGTAGCCGCAGGCGACGAGCGTGCGCATCAGGCGGTGGATCGTGGGCAGCGGGAGGCCGCTGCTGGCGGAGAGCTCGCTGAGACCGACCTCGCCACCCGCGTCCGCCATCCGTTCGAGCAGGTCGAAGGCGCGCTCAAGGGACTGAACACCACCGCTGGCAGCGGGCGGCTTGGAGGCAGCGACTTCGGTGGAGGCGTCGCTTGCGCTTGACGTCGGCACGGCGCGGTCCTTTCGGGGCTGACGGGCAAGGCAGCAGCCTACCGGGCGGTTCTTCGCGGGGTCCTGTGATCGCCAAGGCGTCTTGGCCGGTCAGGGGCCCTTTGTCCGCTTCTCCGCAGGAGCGGCCGGTGATCGCTCGGCGGTCCGGTTGTGCGTAGCTACGTTCTCTCTTTCGGAATCCTATTTCCACTTTGTGGAAACGTCCAGGGTGTTCCAGGTGACCTCTTGACGGGTCAGGGGTGGACATGAAGACTGATTCAACAGAACGTTGAATTCCGTTTAGCGGAACCGAAAGGTCTGTGTAGCGGAAGAGAACGGACGACGAAGATGGGCAAAAGACAGGCAAACGTCGGCAAACGGCGACGGACAACAGCTAAGAGAGGGCGTTGAGGGTGGACGTTGAACTGGTGCTGCGCTCGACTCGCGTCATCACCCCGGAGGGAACCCGCGCCGCGTCGGTGGCGGTCTCCGGCGGGAAGATCACGGCCGTGCTCGCGCACGACGCCGACGTACCGGACGGTGCCCGGCTCGAAGACTTCGGGGACGACGTCCTGCTTCCCGGCCTCGTGGACACGCACGTCCATGTGAACGACCCGGGCCGCACGGAGTGGGAGGGGTTCTGGACCGCGACGCGCGCCGCGGCCGCCGGCGGCATCACCACCCTCGTCGACATGCCGCTCAACTCCCTGCCGCCGACCACCACGGCCGACAACCTGCGCACGAAGCAGGACGTCGCCCGCACCAAGGCGCACATCGACGTCGGCTTCTGGGGCGGCGCCCTGCCCGACAACGTCCGGGACCTCAAGCCCCTGCACGACGCCGGCGTCTACGGCTTCAAGTGCTTCCTCTCGCCCTCGGGCGTGGACGAGTTCCCGCACCTGAACCAGGACCAGCTCGCCGCCTCCATGGCCGAGATCGCCGGCTTGGGTGCTGATGGGGGCCTGCTGATCGTGCACGCCGAGGACCCGCACGAGCTGGACGCCGCCCCGCACAAGAGCGGCCCGAAGTACACGGACTACCTGGACACCCGGCCGCGCGTCTCCGAGGACGTCGCGATCGAGGGCCTCATCGCCCAGGCCAAGCGGCTCGGCGCCCGTATCCACGTACTGCACCTGTCGTCGTCCGACGCACTGCCGCTGATCGCCGCCGCCAAGCGCGAGGGCGTCAAGCTCACCGTCGAGACCTGCCCGCACTACCTCACGCTCACCGCGGAGGAAGTCCCGGACGGGGCAAGCGAGTTCAAGTGCTGCCCGCCCATCCGCGAGGCCGCCAACCAGGACCTGCTCTGGGCCGCGCTCGCCGACGGCACCATCGACTGCATCGTGACGGACCACTCCCCGTCCACCGCTGACCTCAAGACCGACGACTTCGCGACCGCGTGGGGCGGCATCTCCGGGCTCCAGCTCAGCCTCCCCGCCATCTGGACCGAGGCCCGCAAGCGCGGCCACAGCCTCGAGGACGTGGTGCGCTGGATGTCGACGCGCACCTCCGAACTGGTCGGACTCGACCAGAAGGGCGCCATCGAGGCCGGCCGCGACGCCGACTTCGCGGTCCTCGCGCCCGACGAGACCTTCACCGTGGACCCCGCGGAGCTGCAGCACCGGAACCGAGTCACGGCGTACGCGGGCAAGACCCTCAGCGGCGTCGTGAAGTCCACCTGGCTGCGCGGCGAACGCATCCTGCACGGCGGCGAGTTCAGCGAACCCGCAGGCCGACTTCTGGAAAGGAACAACTGATCACCGTGACGGCGCAGCGCATATCCCCTTTGGCTTCTTTCACCGGCGACGCGAGCCCCTACGGCGGCGGCGACCCGTACGCGGACTACCGCACCGCCGACTTCCCCTTCACGCAGTACGCCAACCTCGCCGACCGGCAGCTCGGCGCGGGCGTGATCGCCGCCAACGACGAGTTCTTCGCGATGCGCGAGAACCTGCTCCTGGCGAACGACGCCGAGTTCGACCCGGAGCACTTCGGGCACAAGGGCAAGGTCATGGACGGCTGGGAGACCCGCCGCCGCCGTGGCGTCTCCGCCGAGCGCCCGTGGCCGACCGCCGACGACCACGACTGGGCCCTGGTACGCCTCGGTGCCCCCGGCGTCGTACGCGGCATCGTCATCGACACCGCCCACTTCCGCGGCAACTACCCGCAGGCCGTCTCCGTGGAGGCCACCTCGGTCGCCGGTTCGCCGACGCCGGAGGAGCTCCTCGGCGACGACGTGAAGTGGACGACCCTCGTGCCCCGCACGGCGGTCGGCGGCCACGCGGCGAACGGCTTCGCCGTGGACGTCGAGCAGCGCTTCACGCACCTGCGCGTCAACCAGCACCCCGACGGCGGCATCGCCCGCCTGCGCGTGTATGGCGAGGTCGTCGCCGACCCCAAGTGGCTCGCGGCGCTCGGCACGTTCGACGTCGTCGCCCTGGAGAACGGCGGCCGGGTCGAGGACGCGTCCGACCGCTTCTACTCCCCGGCCACCAACACCATCCAGCCGGGCCGCTCCCGCAAGATGGACGACGGCTGGGAGACGCGGCGCCGCCGCGACACCGGCAACGACTGGATCCGCTACCAGTTGGTCGCCCAGTCGGAGATCCGCGCCATCGAGATCGACACGGCGTACCTGAAGGGCAACTCGGCGGGCTGGGCGTCTCTTTCGGTACGTGACGGCGGCGAGGACGGCGAATGGGTCGAGGCCCTGCCCCGCACCCGCCTGCAGCCCGACACGAACCACCGCTTCGTCCTGGACACCCCGGCGGTGGGCACGCACGTCCGCGTCGACATCTTCCCGGACGGCGGCATCTCGCGGCTGCGGCTCTTCGGTTCCTTGACGGAGGCGGGCGGGGTCGCCCTGACCGCGCGCCACCAGGAGCTGGGCGGCTAGTTCCGCACCGACGATCACCGGCTCCGCCGAGTTCGTCCTCAAACGCCGGACGGGCTAAGTCTCTTCAGCCCTCCGGCGTTTGAGGAGCGGGGCCGCCCCTACGCCTACGCCCCATACCCTCCGTCCGCCACCAACTCCGCCCCCGTGATGAACCCCGCTTCCTCCCCCGCCAGATAGGCGACGAGCGAAGCCACCTCGTCGGCGGAGCCGAAGCGGGCCAGTGCCGTGGCCGCTCGCTGCGGGGCGGCGAACGGGCCGTCCGCCGGGTTCATGTCCGTGTCGATCGCCCCGGGATGCACCACGTTCACCGTGATCCCGCGGCCCGCGAGCTCCCGCGCCAGCGGCTTGCTCATCCCCGCGAGCGCCGCCTTGCTCATCGCGTACAGCGTCCCGCCGGGCCCGCCCGCGAACCGCGCGAGCGCCGAGCCGGTCGAGATGATCCGGCCCCCGTCGGCAAGCCGCCCGGCCGCCGCCTGGGAGGCGAGGAACACCGCGCGTACGTTGATGTCGAGCACCCGGTCGACATCGGCGAGCGCCAAGTCCCCGATGGGGCCGAGCACTCCGATGCCCGCGTTGTTCACCAGGATGTCGAGCCGGCCCAAATCATCCGCCGCGCGCTCCACCGCGCCCGCCGCGTCCCCGGGATCAGCCGCATCCGCCTTGATGGCGAACCCCCGCTGCCCCGCCGACTCGATCTTGGCGACGACATCGAGAGCGGCGGCCTCCCCATGGACGTATGTGATGGCCACATCGGCACCCTGCTGGGCAAGCCGCAAAGCGATCGCCGCGCCGATACCGCGGCTGCCGCCGGTGACCAGGGCCGTCTTACCGGTCAGTGAAGACATGTCGGAACCTCATCATCTACAGAGCGAGAGAAGTGCTTGCGGTTTCAATGGAAGCGGGCGGCGCGCGCCGTGGCTGGCGGGAAATGGACAGCGATTTGCCGGGGCCCGCCGGGGTGCGATGACTTCCGGGCAGGCGCAGGGTCTGAGTAGGTGAAGGAACCGCAGAGGCGGCACGCACCCGGAAGAGAGGCCTCGCCATGAAGCTCACGCTCACCCAGTTCCAGACCCTCGACGGCGTCATCCAGGCGCCCGGCGGCCCGGAGGAGGACCGCGTCGACGGCTTCGAGCACGGAGGCTGGTCGGTGCCCTTCGGCGACGACGACTTCGGCCGGTTCATCAACGGCGTCTTCGACCGCGCCGACGCCTTCCTGCTCGGGCGGCGTACGTACGACATCTTCGCCTCGTACTGGCCCAAGATGACCGACCCGGCCGACCCGGTCGCCTCCCGGCTCAACGCGCTGCCCAAGTACGTGGCCACCACCACGCTCACCGGCAGCGACTGGGAGAACACCCACCTCATCGGGCGCGAGGACATCGCCAAGGACGTCGCCCTCCTCAAGGAGCAGCCCGGCCGCGAGCTCCAACTGCACGGCAGCGCGGGCCTCGCGCAGTCCCTCCTCGCGCACGACCTGATCGACACGATCCACCTGTTGACGTTCCCCGTGGCCCTCGGCACCGGCAAGCGCCTCTTCGCAGACGGCGGCCTGCCCACCTCGTTCAGGACCACCGCGTCGAGCCTGAGCTCTACGGGCGTCGTCATCAGTACGTACGAGCGGGCGGGGCGCCCCGAGTACGGCACCTACTGAGCGCTCCGCGGGATGTACGGCATTCGTCCGCGGGTCCGTCGTGGCTGGTCGCGCCCACGCGGCGGAGCCGCATATGTCGCAGCCCCGCGCCCCTTCGGGGCGCTGCCCCTTCCCGGCGTGATCTCCGACGGATACGGTGATCGACCCACGTGAGAGCCACCGAAGTCTCCACACCGCCGCATCCGTTGGAGACCGCGCCCCGTGTCGACGCTCGCCGCCCCCGCCGCGCCCACCGCGCGCCCCGCCTGGCTCACCGATCTGCCCGTTCTGCTGGTGGCCGTGGTCTGGGGCGCCAGCTACCTCGCGGCGAAGGGCATCACGACCACGCACACCGTCATTGCCGTCCTGGTGCTGCGCTTCGGCATCGTGCTTCCGGCGCTCGTGGCGGCGGGATGGCGAGGGCTGCGCGCGCTGACGGCGCCGCAGTGGCGCGGCGCGGGGACGCTCGGGCTGATCCTGAGCGGGATCTTCCTCCTGGAGACCTACGGCGTCGTCCACACCTCGGCGACCAACGCGGGCCTCATCATCAGCCTCACCATGATCTTCACCCCGCTCGCCGAGGCCGCGGTGACGCGGAAGCGGCCGCCGCGCGCCTTCCTCGCGGCGGCGGGACTCTCCGTGCTCGGCGTGGTCCTGCTGACCCAGGGCGGGGGCTTCACGCGGCCCTCGCTCGGCGACGGCCTGATCCTGCTCGCGGCGCTCGCCCGCACGGTGCACGTCCTGGCGATGTCACGCATCAAGGCCGTCCAGGACGCCGACTCGCTCTCCCTCACCACCGTCCAACTCGGCTCCGCCGTGGCCGTGTTCGCGGTCCTCGCCGGCGCGGGCACGGGGGAGAGCCCGTGGTCCGTCGCCGCGGACTTCGGCGTACGCGAGTGGGCGGGGCTGCTCTTCCTCTCCGTGTTCTGCACGCTCTTCGCCTTCTTCGTACAGATGTGGGCGGTGCGCAGGACCTCTCCCTCGCGCGTGAGCCTGCTGCTCGGCACGGAGCCGCTGTGGGCGGCCGCGGTCGGGATCGCGGTGGGCGGCGAACGGCTGGGTGTGGTGGGTCTGGTGGGAGGTGTGCTGGTTCTGGTGGGGACCAGCTGGGGGCGTCGGGCGCGGTGATACGTTCCGTGGTCGATCAAGGAGGGGGAGGCTCATGAACGAGCACTTCGAGCAGGAGTTCGCCGCGAGCGCGGAGAAGCGCCGCAACTGGGGCGGCATGCTGTTGTTGGTGGCGGGCGGCATCTGGGTCGTGCTCGCGTACCAGCTGATGATGCCGTTCGGCGACGGGGACGACGACTATCCCAGCAGCCGCAAGTGCTCGTCGGTGCTCTTCTACGAGGGGGACGCCCCGACCTGGGCGGAGGGCGAGACGCGGGACGACTGCCGCGCCCAGCGCCGTTGGCCCGAGATGCTGGCCTGGCTGGGGCTGTCCGTGCCGCTCTCGGTCGGCGGCGCCGTGCTCTACACCAGCGGGACCACCAGCCTCCGGATGCGTGAGTACATGGCGGAGCACCGCATCGCCGCCGCCAAGAAGGATGCAGACGCCAAGAAGGACGCAGACGCGAAGAAGGACACCGCCGCGAAGAAGGACTGACGAACCGCGGGCGGCGCACGGTTAACTCCCGGAAAATTCAGCGCACTTGACGTTGACACGACAACCTCTACGCGCGTCACACTGGACCCATGCGAATCCCCCCACGAATCGTCAGCGTCACAGCCCTTGCCGCCGCCCTGCTCGTCGGCGGCCCTGTCGCCGTCTCCGCGAACGCGGCGCCGGCATCGGCCCCGGCCCCCACGTCGGCGTCGTACTCCATCACCGCCGTCGGCGACATCTGCTACTCCGCCCTGCCCTCCCAGGCGCACGACACCCTCGACCTGATCAAGGCGGGCGGCCCCTACCCGTATCCGCAGGACGGCACGGTCTTCCAGAACAGGGAAGGCGTCCTGCCCTCGCAGAGCTCCGGCTACTACCACGAGTACACGGTCAAGACCCCCGGCTCACCGGACCGCGGCGCGCGCCGCATCGTGACCGGTGAGGAGAACCAGGAGGACTACTACACGGCGGACCACTACGAGTCCTTCGATCTGGTCGACTACGCCTGTTGACGGAGTGTGCCGACAGGCGCCGACAGCGGTCTAGCGTCCCTTCCGGCTCCCCGCGGCCGCGAACAGCGCGAACGCCAGCACGATGAGCGTGACGCCCGCGTAGATCTCGTAGCCGTCGAGGAACCCGATCCGCTGCACGATGCCCCAGCCGTCGAACCGGCCGGTCAGCTCGTGCACCAGGGCGGCCACGCCCTGGATCAGGAGAAGGACGCCGAAGACCTCAAGTACCTGCTTCATACCGAAGAGCCTCGCCCCGTGGACTCCCCACGCACATCGGCCACGGGGCGAGGCTTCTTCCCGCCCGATCCTCCGAAAGTCTCGACCTGCGCGACTTTCGTAGCCGATCACGTCCGAGGGGCGTGCGGCGCCCGCCTCGGTGCGTAGATTTGTCGACCATGAGCGGCAATGAACCCACGACGCG
Proteins encoded in this region:
- the allB gene encoding allantoinase AllB, with amino-acid sequence MDVELVLRSTRVITPEGTRAASVAVSGGKITAVLAHDADVPDGARLEDFGDDVLLPGLVDTHVHVNDPGRTEWEGFWTATRAAAAGGITTLVDMPLNSLPPTTTADNLRTKQDVARTKAHIDVGFWGGALPDNVRDLKPLHDAGVYGFKCFLSPSGVDEFPHLNQDQLAASMAEIAGLGADGGLLIVHAEDPHELDAAPHKSGPKYTDYLDTRPRVSEDVAIEGLIAQAKRLGARIHVLHLSSSDALPLIAAAKREGVKLTVETCPHYLTLTAEEVPDGASEFKCCPPIREAANQDLLWAALADGTIDCIVTDHSPSTADLKTDDFATAWGGISGLQLSLPAIWTEARKRGHSLEDVVRWMSTRTSELVGLDQKGAIEAGRDADFAVLAPDETFTVDPAELQHRNRVTAYAGKTLSGVVKSTWLRGERILHGGEFSEPAGRLLERNN
- the alc gene encoding allantoicase codes for the protein MTAQRISPLASFTGDASPYGGGDPYADYRTADFPFTQYANLADRQLGAGVIAANDEFFAMRENLLLANDAEFDPEHFGHKGKVMDGWETRRRRGVSAERPWPTADDHDWALVRLGAPGVVRGIVIDTAHFRGNYPQAVSVEATSVAGSPTPEELLGDDVKWTTLVPRTAVGGHAANGFAVDVEQRFTHLRVNQHPDGGIARLRVYGEVVADPKWLAALGTFDVVALENGGRVEDASDRFYSPATNTIQPGRSRKMDDGWETRRRRDTGNDWIRYQLVAQSEIRAIEIDTAYLKGNSAGWASLSVRDGGEDGEWVEALPRTRLQPDTNHRFVLDTPAVGTHVRVDIFPDGGISRLRLFGSLTEAGGVALTARHQELGG
- a CDS encoding SDR family oxidoreductase, which encodes MSSLTGKTALVTGGSRGIGAAIALRLAQQGADVAITYVHGEAAALDVVAKIESAGQRGFAIKADAADPGDAAGAVERAADDLGRLDILVNNAGIGVLGPIGDLALADVDRVLDINVRAVFLASQAAAGRLADGGRIISTGSALARFAGGPGGTLYAMSKAALAGMSKPLARELAGRGITVNVVHPGAIDTDMNPADGPFAAPQRAATALARFGSADEVASLVAYLAGEEAGFITGAELVADGGYGA
- a CDS encoding dihydrofolate reductase family protein; the protein is MKLTLTQFQTLDGVIQAPGGPEEDRVDGFEHGGWSVPFGDDDFGRFINGVFDRADAFLLGRRTYDIFASYWPKMTDPADPVASRLNALPKYVATTTLTGSDWENTHLIGREDIAKDVALLKEQPGRELQLHGSAGLAQSLLAHDLIDTIHLLTFPVALGTGKRLFADGGLPTSFRTTASSLSSTGVVISTYERAGRPEYGTY
- a CDS encoding DMT family transporter, with the protein product MSTLAAPAAPTARPAWLTDLPVLLVAVVWGASYLAAKGITTTHTVIAVLVLRFGIVLPALVAAGWRGLRALTAPQWRGAGTLGLILSGIFLLETYGVVHTSATNAGLIISLTMIFTPLAEAAVTRKRPPRAFLAAAGLSVLGVVLLTQGGGFTRPSLGDGLILLAALARTVHVLAMSRIKAVQDADSLSLTTVQLGSAVAVFAVLAGAGTGESPWSVAADFGVREWAGLLFLSVFCTLFAFFVQMWAVRRTSPSRVSLLLGTEPLWAAAVGIAVGGERLGVVGLVGGVLVLVGTSWGRRAR
- a CDS encoding ribonuclease, which gives rise to MRIPPRIVSVTALAAALLVGGPVAVSANAAPASAPAPTSASYSITAVGDICYSALPSQAHDTLDLIKAGGPYPYPQDGTVFQNREGVLPSQSSGYYHEYTVKTPGSPDRGARRIVTGEENQEDYYTADHYESFDLVDYAC